GACGAAGCCCGGCGGCAAGGCTACGCCATCGAAAGCGATCAGACGGACGTCGGCGTGACTTGCCTGGCCGCTCCGATTTTCGACAGCCGTGGTGTGAGAGCCGCGCTGAGCCTCAGCGTGCCGAGCCCGCGCATGACAGGCGAGCATGCCGATCGCTGGCTGGCCCTGGTACAGAGTAGCGCGGCGAAAATCTCCAGGCTCCTCAAATCGAGAACGCCTCGCACGCCCCGAGGATAGACCTATGACCAGGCTCGATAGCCACGGCCAGATTTCCCTGTCGATGCTCCGCGAACGAATCTATAGCGCCGTCGTCGCCGACGCGCTCGATTCGTTGGGCTTCACTCATCAATCGCCACGGGTCGAGTTGCGGCCGATCACCACCGATATGGTCCTCGTCGGTCGGTGCAAAACCACCCTATGGGCTGATATGGCGCACGAAGATCCGCACCCCTACGAGCTGGAATTGCAGGCCGTGGATGACTGCCAGCCGGACGACGTCGTGATCGCGGCCGCGGGCGGGTCGATGCGGTCGGGGATTTGGGGGGAGCTGCTCAGCACCGCCGCACGGAATGCGGGTTGCGTGGGAGCCATCGTGGATGGCGCCGTGCGCGACTCGCGAAAAATGCGCGACATGAGTTTCCCCGTGTTCGCTCGCGGCACTTGTCTGTACGACAGCTTGAATCGCCAACGCGTGATCGATATCGACGTGCCCGTCGAAATCGACGGCGTCCGCATCTGTCCGGGCGAGCTGGTCATCGCGGACGCCGACGGGATCGTCGTTATTCCGCGATCCGCCGAGGAAGAAGTTCTCGCACGTGCCTGGCAGAAACTGGATGCCGAAAATCACACGCGCGACCACATCATCGCCGGCATGAAGGCGACCGAGGCCTATAGGCGATTCGGGGTTCTATAAATCCCTGAGCCTGCAAAAGTTCGGGGAAGGCTCTGTCGGATTTGCGAATCCGTCACCGCAGACCATCGTTGCGCGCGGCGCGCTCCGCGATCAATTGAGCGGGGGGAACGCCAAGCCGTACTTGCGCGCCAGGGCCTCGGCATCGACGCCGATCGGCGTCGATACGAGACGGCGTTGCCCGCCAATATCGCCGGTCACTCCTGGGCACTCGTATACAAGAGGTCATCCCAAAACACATCCTGGCTGTTGCCGTCGATCCAGGAGGTGACAATGCCAAAGCGGTCGAACTTTGCGCCACGCCGCTTGTACCCCGCTGGGAGATCAAACACGCCCTGATTGCCGTCGAGTGTCACGGTGATCCTGCCATTATCCCCCGCGCCCGCTGGATCGTATTCCAAGCTCCAATCATGGCTCTTGCCGTCGGGATAGATCGCTGGAAAGTCCTGTACGCGGCCGAACGTGCTTCCACTCCCCTTCGCCCGCAGCACTGGGTAGAACCGGAATCCTTCGCTACTGGGCCCTTCGATATGAATGCCCAACACGCTCTCTGGAACGCCATCGCTTTGTGAGTCGTTTGATCGCATGCTGTCGATCGAGTTGTAGAAGCCGAAGAGAGCGGTGCTGTCGCTGACGCCCCGGTCCAGCGCAATCTTGCCAGATGCTTTGAGCGGCTTGTCGAGTGTCAGCGGACCCACTCGGTCCCCG
The genomic region above belongs to Pirellulales bacterium and contains:
- a CDS encoding RraA family protein, with the protein product MTRLDSHGQISLSMLRERIYSAVVADALDSLGFTHQSPRVELRPITTDMVLVGRCKTTLWADMAHEDPHPYELELQAVDDCQPDDVVIAAAGGSMRSGIWGELLSTAARNAGCVGAIVDGAVRDSRKMRDMSFPVFARGTCLYDSLNRQRVIDIDVPVEIDGVRICPGELVIADADGIVVIPRSAEEEVLARAWQKLDAENHTRDHIIAGMKATEAYRRFGVL